The following coding sequences lie in one Myxococcus xanthus genomic window:
- a CDS encoding helix-turn-helix transcriptional regulator yields the protein MRRLVQVLDVELAPAKPHASLVDARRLEAADPMAFAALVKYMQPREKDFSTSVLKQALVRPEGVVGAVVGGFYTLLSGAYPSRAFTAPDTALQWLGQPEAEAAALLAELNGLVAEATGQSPLLRELHQVMRGRLPEVNLSDVAREMGMSERTLQRRLKEASTSFQAELNAVQVRMAQSLLRESNMKLTAVAVEVGCASLQHFSSLFRKLVGESPSAWRDRQKRPQGNGAPLPAEALVEEVAGAPGKGPVAATSEVPE from the coding sequence GTGCGTCGGCTCGTCCAGGTGCTGGACGTGGAGCTGGCCCCCGCCAAGCCCCATGCCTCGCTGGTGGACGCGCGCCGGCTGGAGGCCGCGGACCCCATGGCCTTTGCCGCCCTGGTCAAATACATGCAGCCTCGCGAGAAGGACTTCAGCACCTCCGTGCTGAAACAGGCGCTGGTGCGGCCCGAAGGCGTGGTGGGCGCGGTGGTGGGCGGCTTCTACACGCTGCTGTCCGGGGCCTATCCCAGCCGGGCCTTCACCGCTCCCGACACCGCCCTCCAGTGGTTGGGGCAGCCAGAGGCCGAAGCCGCGGCGCTGCTGGCGGAGCTCAACGGACTGGTCGCGGAGGCCACCGGCCAGTCGCCCCTGCTGCGTGAGCTGCACCAGGTGATGCGGGGCCGGCTGCCGGAAGTGAACCTGTCGGACGTGGCCCGGGAGATGGGCATGTCCGAACGGACGCTGCAACGCCGGCTGAAGGAGGCCAGCACGTCCTTCCAGGCGGAGCTCAACGCGGTGCAGGTGCGCATGGCGCAGTCGCTGCTGCGCGAGTCGAACATGAAGCTCACGGCGGTCGCCGTGGAAGTGGGCTGCGCCTCGCTCCAGCACTTCAGCAGCCTCTTCCGCAAACTGGTGGGCGAGTCCCCCAGCGCGTGGCGGGACCGGCAGAAACGGCCGCAGGGCAACGGCGCGCCACTACCCGCCGAGGCCCTGGTGGAGGAAGTGGCCGGAGCGCCCGGCAAGGGCCCCGTCGCGGCCACGTCCGAAGTCCCCGAGTAG
- a CDS encoding fatty acid desaturase family protein → MTPARPPPPSADLPQLAVHALWWGWFPAFILSWDALPWVGRLAMCVLGWAICFWNYAVLHNHMHVSIARPPLAHWVVSRALGMACGFPYRGYFIHHFNHHRYDDGPGDWGRRRPGERVFRYCLRSALTPWLWPYETLGQVWQWAKKKNQRLELAVDFLVVDGALLALIVWKPALGLAWWGVLLVTQFCIHWLNLAAHFETDSEQKDALGTTSYSAFYNRWFFNAGYHQAHHLKPQVPWYELPALTEELARTSRLRPELTTGLSPINPLWVARVAKRYSAKPCDRQTESKITSGTPTAVT, encoded by the coding sequence ATGACCCCCGCCCGCCCCCCGCCCCCTTCAGCCGACCTGCCGCAGCTCGCGGTTCATGCGTTGTGGTGGGGGTGGTTCCCAGCCTTCATCTTGAGCTGGGACGCGCTTCCCTGGGTGGGGCGGCTGGCCATGTGCGTGCTGGGCTGGGCCATCTGCTTCTGGAACTACGCCGTCCTGCACAACCACATGCACGTGTCCATCGCCCGGCCTCCGCTGGCGCACTGGGTGGTGTCCCGTGCACTGGGCATGGCGTGTGGGTTCCCCTACCGGGGCTACTTCATCCACCACTTCAACCACCACCGGTACGATGACGGCCCGGGTGACTGGGGCCGCCGCCGTCCCGGCGAGCGCGTCTTCCGCTACTGCCTGCGCTCGGCGCTGACACCGTGGCTGTGGCCCTACGAGACGCTGGGTCAGGTCTGGCAGTGGGCGAAGAAGAAGAACCAGCGGCTGGAGCTGGCGGTGGACTTCCTGGTGGTGGACGGCGCGCTGCTGGCGCTCATCGTGTGGAAGCCCGCGCTGGGCCTGGCCTGGTGGGGGGTGCTGCTGGTGACGCAGTTCTGCATCCACTGGCTCAACCTGGCGGCCCACTTCGAAACGGACTCCGAGCAGAAGGACGCCCTGGGGACCACGTCCTACTCCGCCTTCTACAACCGGTGGTTCTTCAACGCGGGCTACCACCAGGCCCACCATTTGAAGCCGCAGGTGCCCTGGTACGAGCTTCCGGCCCTCACCGAGGAGCTCGCTCGGACGTCCAGGCTCCGTCCAGAGCTGACTACTGGGCTCTCCCCCATCAATCCGTTGTGGGTGGCCCGGGTGGCGAAGCGCTATTCTGCCAAGCCGTGCGATCGGCAGACGGAGTCGAAGATTACCTCCGGGACCCCCACGGCCGTTACCTAG
- a CDS encoding helix-turn-helix transcriptional regulator — MEQRLATLIGNAVRAARQRLELTQADVAERVGIATEVYGRLERGHMLPSVRTLRKLCLVLNCSSDVLLGMAGVEGAPTLAEDPPEYRERPEVRRLLRTVRKLDAPRLRLLGQVANALET, encoded by the coding sequence ATGGAACAACGACTGGCAACCCTCATTGGAAACGCGGTCCGCGCGGCGCGACAACGGCTGGAGCTGACCCAGGCCGACGTGGCCGAGCGCGTTGGCATCGCCACCGAGGTGTATGGCCGCCTGGAACGCGGCCACATGCTCCCCAGCGTCCGCACGTTGCGCAAGCTGTGCCTGGTGCTCAACTGCTCCTCGGACGTGCTCTTGGGAATGGCGGGTGTGGAGGGCGCGCCCACGCTGGCGGAGGACCCGCCGGAATACCGTGAGCGCCCGGAAGTCCGCCGGCTGCTGCGCACGGTGCGCAAGCTGGACGCACCGCGTCTGCGCCTGCTCGGGCAGGTGGCGAACGCGCTCGAGACGTAG
- a CDS encoding HEAT repeat domain-containing protein, translating into MSDERPDALLKSALEKIVYFEARAQQLHSELASTRDEMEHLKREVAETHQRELGLRREVAELEVRVGRLQAEREELARLNQALRGERNQMMDKLLDVGRIRATAQERDDEDDDLGLDLASFISQLRSEVLLRGEAGPVARGLVVPTRRSSVPLRETAASVPVTPAPVSEPPVAVVIEGDGLSPVAREAQRFLQAGRLGVSAAQHAELSSHAGFGGTTDETLFGFSVRELSAQDGAARVRAAERLKALSQPAAAPALASALHAETDPTAQVALLQAFASLCQEEGASVVSPLLASPVPEVRIAALKALLTLAPKDAAPHLAQAMKDPDRSVRRRASLLALGLEGETARRLGEEAIHDADPEARALAALALGAGAGENARTLLLGALGDREQRVRKAAAQSLSRILGQDVSSVVDLDETHRRREIRRLATLPVKPVRARLEQPRPVVASVQAVAPAVAVAAVVQAPVAAVEQPAYAVAALGAANRQAVTVGLAQGAGTAPAGLAQVRVSPVAPTPAPTPQTASPAQRSSVPTPQAATPVQRPPASAPQAAASAQHPPAQQAAASVQRPPASGSPVTTPVQRPSSQQAAPVPHPPTPAPQAATPVQRPPTQQTAAPVQRPPAPAPQATPSNSSPAQAPRAPAARLSPVQAALVAMGAVPGQAAPAPRVPAAAAEPSRPAPARPSASPVEALCTQMLAEVRVAVRGRSLVELAVALSAPSELAQEALTLLSARGAVIRRGHKYFAA; encoded by the coding sequence GTGAGCGACGAGCGTCCGGACGCGCTGCTCAAGAGCGCACTCGAAAAGATCGTCTACTTCGAGGCGCGTGCCCAACAGCTCCACAGCGAGCTGGCTTCGACGCGCGATGAGATGGAGCACCTCAAGCGCGAGGTAGCGGAGACGCATCAGCGCGAGCTGGGCCTGCGCCGTGAAGTCGCCGAGCTGGAGGTCCGCGTGGGTCGGCTCCAGGCCGAACGCGAGGAACTGGCCCGGCTCAACCAGGCCCTGCGCGGCGAGCGGAACCAGATGATGGACAAGCTGCTGGACGTGGGGCGCATCCGCGCCACCGCCCAGGAGCGCGACGACGAGGACGATGACCTGGGGCTCGACCTGGCGTCGTTCATCTCCCAGCTTCGCAGCGAGGTGTTGCTTCGCGGTGAGGCAGGTCCGGTGGCCCGCGGGCTGGTGGTCCCCACGCGGCGCTCTTCGGTGCCGCTGCGTGAGACGGCGGCCAGTGTTCCCGTGACGCCGGCGCCGGTGAGCGAGCCGCCCGTGGCCGTTGTCATCGAGGGCGACGGCCTGTCTCCTGTGGCGCGTGAGGCGCAGCGCTTCCTGCAGGCGGGACGGTTGGGCGTGAGCGCGGCGCAGCACGCGGAGCTGTCCTCGCACGCGGGTTTCGGCGGGACGACGGATGAGACCTTGTTCGGGTTCTCCGTCCGCGAGTTGTCCGCGCAGGATGGCGCGGCCCGAGTGCGTGCCGCGGAGCGATTGAAGGCGCTGTCACAGCCGGCCGCCGCGCCCGCGCTGGCGTCGGCGCTGCATGCTGAGACGGATCCGACGGCGCAGGTGGCGCTGCTCCAGGCGTTCGCGTCGCTGTGCCAGGAAGAGGGCGCGTCGGTGGTGTCGCCGCTGCTCGCGTCGCCGGTGCCGGAGGTGCGCATCGCGGCGCTCAAGGCGCTCCTGACGCTGGCGCCGAAGGACGCGGCGCCGCATCTGGCGCAGGCGATGAAGGACCCGGACCGTTCGGTGCGCCGCCGCGCGTCGCTGCTGGCGCTGGGCCTGGAAGGGGAGACGGCGCGGCGGCTGGGCGAGGAGGCCATCCACGACGCGGATCCGGAGGCGCGCGCGCTGGCCGCGCTGGCGCTCGGAGCTGGCGCTGGGGAGAACGCGCGCACGCTGCTGCTGGGCGCCTTGGGTGACCGTGAGCAGCGCGTTCGCAAGGCCGCCGCGCAGAGTCTGTCGCGCATCCTGGGGCAGGACGTGTCGTCGGTGGTGGACCTGGACGAGACGCACCGCCGCCGGGAGATTCGCCGGCTGGCGACGTTGCCCGTGAAGCCCGTGCGGGCGCGGCTGGAGCAGCCTCGTCCGGTGGTGGCTTCGGTGCAGGCGGTCGCGCCGGCAGTGGCTGTTGCCGCGGTGGTTCAGGCGCCGGTGGCGGCGGTCGAGCAGCCCGCCTACGCGGTCGCCGCCTTGGGGGCCGCGAATCGGCAGGCGGTTACGGTCGGGCTCGCGCAGGGAGCAGGTACCGCTCCGGCGGGACTTGCGCAGGTGCGAGTGAGCCCGGTGGCTCCGACGCCCGCGCCGACTCCGCAGACCGCATCCCCCGCGCAGCGTTCTTCCGTGCCGACTCCGCAGGCCGCCACTCCGGTGCAGCGTCCGCCCGCGTCGGCTCCGCAGGCTGCCGCCTCCGCACAGCATCCACCCGCGCAACAGGCTGCCGCCTCTGTACAGCGTCCGCCCGCGTCAGGTTCGCCGGTCACTACACCGGTGCAGCGTCCCTCCTCGCAGCAGGCCGCTCCCGTACCGCATCCGCCCACGCCAGCTCCGCAGGCCGCCACTCCGGTGCAGCGTCCGCCCACGCAACAGACCGCCGCCCCCGTGCAGCGTCCGCCCGCGCCAGCTCCGCAGGCCACCCCAAGCAATTCCAGTCCCGCGCAGGCTCCGCGCGCCCCAGCCGCTCGCCTGTCCCCTGTCCAAGCAGCCTTGGTGGCCATGGGCGCGGTGCCCGGGCAGGCCGCCCCCGCGCCGCGTGTTCCCGCTGCCGCCGCGGAGCCATCCCGCCCGGCCCCCGCGCGCCCCAGTGCGTCGCCGGTGGAAGCCCTCTGCACGCAGATGCTGGCCGAAGTCCGCGTCGCCGTCCGAGGCCGCTCGCTCGTCGAGCTGGCGGTCGCGCTCTCGGCGCCCTCGGAGCTTGCCCAGGAGGCGCTCACCCTGTTGTCCGCCCGGGGAGCGGTGATTCGAAGGGGGCACAAATACTTCGCCGCTTGA
- a CDS encoding ParA family protein, whose product MEAPTYSSKQVAEMLGVSPKQIPEESRKDAYTPDDIWELRTTLDRFPARLGHRRQLFLNFKGGTGKTSLSTSYAWRLAELGYAVLLIDLDSQGHATKCLGYEGEDFEKTLLDVLVRKTPLAKVIQKSSLPNLDFVPSNLTMSTVDLALMPMAGREFKLRNALKDVEAQYDVVVFDAPPSFGLLNLNALMAANDLFVPVLADFLSFHGLKLLFETVQSLEEDLNHVLDHVFIVVNSFNATFKLAKEALEALQTHYPEFLLPTIIRQCTKFAQASSEGRPVFVADPSSKGANDIQAMIDNILPRLVAAAAAAQTKGTQQAG is encoded by the coding sequence ATGGAAGCGCCGACGTACAGCTCCAAGCAGGTCGCCGAGATGCTCGGCGTGTCCCCGAAGCAGATTCCGGAGGAATCGCGGAAGGACGCCTACACGCCGGACGACATCTGGGAACTGCGCACCACGCTCGACCGTTTCCCGGCGCGGCTGGGCCACCGCCGCCAGCTCTTCCTGAACTTCAAGGGCGGCACTGGCAAGACGTCGCTGTCCACGTCCTACGCCTGGCGCCTGGCGGAGCTGGGCTACGCGGTGCTCCTCATCGACCTCGACAGTCAGGGCCACGCCACCAAGTGCCTGGGCTACGAAGGCGAGGACTTCGAGAAGACGCTCCTGGACGTCCTCGTCCGCAAGACCCCCCTGGCCAAGGTCATCCAGAAGTCCTCGCTGCCCAACCTGGACTTCGTCCCCTCCAACCTGACCATGTCCACGGTGGACCTCGCGCTGATGCCCATGGCCGGCCGCGAGTTCAAGCTGCGCAACGCCCTCAAGGACGTGGAGGCCCAGTACGACGTCGTCGTCTTCGATGCGCCGCCGTCCTTCGGCCTGCTCAACCTCAACGCGCTGATGGCGGCGAACGACTTGTTCGTCCCCGTGCTCGCGGACTTCCTGTCCTTCCACGGCCTCAAGCTGCTGTTCGAAACGGTGCAGAGCCTGGAGGAGGACCTGAACCACGTGCTCGACCACGTCTTCATCGTGGTCAACTCCTTCAACGCCACCTTCAAGCTGGCGAAGGAGGCGCTGGAGGCGCTCCAGACGCACTATCCGGAGTTCCTGCTGCCCACCATCATCCGGCAGTGCACCAAGTTCGCGCAGGCCTCCAGCGAGGGTCGGCCGGTGTTCGTCGCGGACCCCTCGTCCAAGGGGGCCAACGACATCCAGGCCATGATTGACAACATCCTGCCCCGGCTGGTGGCCGCGGCAGCCGCCGCCCAGACGAAGGGCACCCAGCAGGCCGGCTGA
- a CDS encoding extensin-like protein → MKKAFEQNVSRAKPRLRLGALTGLVDPVEPPPPEPEAEAAPAPVAEAPDLSAEVRARIERARTPRPSAAQAMDAALREPELEQDTVAYAAPEQDEAPVYEEPPPEPEAVADVPVTYGAPPEAEALLDTEPSAGPVTFAAPPPALHFDAVSPPPEAHPMTQASAPVSMPHVTATVAEPVARVEAPPTEVEVQRPAPPREDGQDSSARRERLKARLKAVRENPRPEPLPATVAEAGQRAVERITHLQAELVKVKALNLSLTQDLEVSRRQAEKATEEARLRMDEARRLSSEMEGRVKLLADLERELSALEGERDEALLSLQETRQALQAAAKEREALEEEVARGKQSLVDSLAEEERLAGELESAKDESTSLHRTVEALQGERDVLAQQVASLTAERAELLEARKALESVHRALSQATVR, encoded by the coding sequence ATGAAGAAAGCCTTTGAACAGAACGTGTCCCGCGCCAAGCCGCGCCTCCGCCTGGGCGCGCTGACGGGCCTCGTCGACCCCGTCGAGCCCCCGCCTCCCGAGCCCGAGGCCGAAGCGGCACCCGCGCCCGTCGCCGAGGCCCCCGACCTCTCCGCCGAGGTGCGCGCCCGCATCGAGCGCGCCCGCACCCCGCGCCCCAGCGCCGCCCAGGCCATGGACGCCGCCCTGCGCGAGCCTGAACTCGAGCAGGACACTGTCGCCTACGCCGCGCCCGAGCAGGACGAGGCGCCCGTCTACGAGGAGCCCCCGCCGGAGCCCGAAGCGGTCGCCGATGTGCCCGTGACGTACGGGGCCCCGCCGGAGGCCGAAGCGCTGCTCGACACCGAGCCGTCCGCCGGGCCCGTCACCTTCGCCGCGCCGCCTCCGGCGCTGCACTTCGACGCCGTCAGTCCTCCTCCGGAGGCGCACCCCATGACGCAGGCCTCGGCTCCCGTGTCCATGCCGCACGTCACCGCCACCGTCGCGGAGCCGGTGGCCCGTGTCGAAGCGCCGCCCACCGAGGTGGAGGTGCAGCGGCCGGCCCCGCCGCGCGAGGACGGGCAGGACTCCTCGGCCCGCCGTGAGCGACTGAAGGCCCGGCTCAAGGCGGTGCGGGAGAATCCGCGCCCGGAGCCGTTGCCCGCCACCGTTGCGGAGGCGGGTCAGCGCGCCGTTGAGCGCATCACCCACCTCCAGGCGGAGCTGGTGAAGGTGAAGGCGCTCAACCTCTCCCTCACGCAGGACCTGGAGGTGTCGCGCCGTCAGGCGGAGAAGGCCACGGAAGAGGCCCGCCTGCGCATGGACGAGGCGCGCCGCCTGTCCTCGGAGATGGAGGGCCGGGTGAAGCTGCTGGCCGACCTGGAGCGCGAGCTGTCCGCGCTGGAGGGCGAGCGCGACGAGGCGCTGCTGTCGCTCCAGGAGACGCGGCAGGCGCTCCAGGCCGCTGCCAAGGAGCGCGAGGCCCTGGAAGAAGAGGTCGCCCGCGGCAAGCAGTCCCTGGTGGACAGCCTGGCCGAGGAGGAGCGGCTCGCCGGTGAGTTGGAGTCCGCCAAGGACGAGTCCACGTCGCTGCACCGCACGGTGGAAGCGCTCCAAGGGGAGCGTGACGTGCTGGCCCAGCAGGTGGCCTCGCTCACCGCCGAGCGCGCCGAGCTGCTCGAGGCGCGCAAGGCCCTGGAGTCGGTGCACCGGGCCCTGAGTCAGGCCACGGTGCGCTGA